A genome region from Pan troglodytes isolate AG18354 chromosome 3, NHGRI_mPanTro3-v2.0_pri, whole genome shotgun sequence includes the following:
- the NDNF gene encoding protein NDNF, producing MVLLHWCLLWLLFPLSSRTQKLPTRDEELFQMQIRDKAFFHDSSVIPDGAEISSYLFRDTPKRYFFVVEEDNTPLSVTVTPCDAPLEWKLSLQELPEDRSGEGSGDLEPLEQQKQQIINEEGTELFSYKGNDVEYFISSSSPSGLYQLDLLSTEKDTHFKVYATTTPESDQPYPELPYDPRVDVTSLGRTTVTLAWKPSPTASLLKQPTQYCVVINKEHNFKSLCAVEAKLSADDAFMMAPKPGLDFSPFDFAHFGFPSDNSGEERSFQAKPSPKLGRHVYSRPKVDIQKICIGNKNIFTVSDLKPDTQYYFDVFVVNINSNMSTAYVGTFARTKEEAKQKTVELKDGKITDVFVKRKGAKFLRFAPVSSHQKVTFFIHSCLDAVQIQVRRDGKLLLSQNVEGIQQFQLRGKPKAKYLVRLKGNKKGASMLKILATTRPTKQSFPSLPEDTRIKAFDKLRTCSSATVAWLGTQERNKFCIYKKEVDDNYNEDQKKREQNQCLGPDIRKKSEKVLCKYFHSQNLQKAVTTETIKGLQPGKSYLLDVYVIGHGGHSVKYQSKVVKTRKFC from the exons ATGGTGCTGCTCCACTGGTGTCTGCTGTGGCTGCTGTTTCCACTCAGCTCAAGGACCCAGAAGTTACCCACTCGGGATGAGGAACTTTTTCAGATGCAGATCCGGGACAAGGCATTTTTTCATGATTCGTCAGTAATTCCAGATGGAGCTGAAATTAGCAGTTATCTCTTTAGAGATACACCTAAAAG GTATTTCTTTGTGGTTGAAGAAGACAATACTCCATTATCAGTCACAGTGACGCCCTGTGATGCGCCTTTGGAGTGGAAGCTGAGCCTCCAGGAGCTGCCAGAGGACAGGAGCGGGGAAGGCTCAG GTGATCTGGAACCTCTtgagcagcagaagcagcagatCATTAATGAGGAAGGCACTGAGTTATTCTCCTACAAAGgcaatgatgttgagtattttatATCGTCTAGTTCCCCATCCGGTTTATATCAGTTGGATCTTCTTTCAACAGAGAAAGACACACATTTCAAAGTATATGCCACCACAACTCCAGAATCTGATCAGCCATACCCTGAGTTACCCTATGACCCAAGAGTAGATGTGACCTCACTGGGGCGCACTACGGTCACTTTGGCCTGGAAACCAAGCCCCACTGCCTCTTTGCTGAAACAACCCACTCAGTACTGTGTGGTCATCAACAAAGAGCACAATTTCAAGAGTCTCTGTGCAGTGGAAGCAAAACTGAGTGCAGATGATGCTTTTATGATGGCACCGAAACCTGGTCTGGACTTCAGCCCCTTTGACTTTGCCCACTTTGGATTTCCTTCTGATAATTCAGGTGAAGAACGCAGTTTCCAAGCAAAGCCTTCTCCAAAACTGGGGCGTCATGTCTACTCCAGGCCTAAGGTTGATATTCAGAAAATCTGCATAGGAAACAAGAACATCTTCACCGTCTCTGATCTGAAACCCGACACGCAGTACTACTTTGATGTATTTGTGGTCAACATCAACAGCAACATGAGCACCGCTTATGTAGGTACCTTTGCCAGGACCAAGGAAGAAGCCAAACAGAAGACAGTTGAGCTAAAAGATGGGAAGATAACAGATGTATTTGTTAAAAGGAAGGGAGCAAAGTTTCTACGGTTTGCTCCAGTCTCTTCTCACCAAAAAGTCACCTTCTTTATTCACTCTTGTCTGGATGCTGTCCAAATCCAAGTGAGAAGAGATGGGAAACTTCTTCTGTCTCAGAATGTGGAAGGCATTCAGCAGTTTCAGCTTAGAGGAAAACCTAAAGCTAAATACCTCGTTCGACTGAAAGGAAACAAGAAGGGAGCATCTATGTTGAAAATTCTAGCTACCACAAGGCCTACTAAGCAGTCATTTCCCTCTCTTCCTGAAGACACAAGAATCAAAGCCTTTGACAAGCTCCGTACCTGTTCCTCGGCCACCGTGGCTTGGCTAGGCACTCAGGAAAGGAACAAGTTTTGCATCTACAAAAAAGAAGTGGATGATAACTACAATGAAGaccagaagaaaagagagcaaaACCAATGTCTAGGACCAGATATAAGGAAGAAGTCAGAAAAGgtcctctgtaaatatttccacagtcaAAACCTGCAGAAAGCAGTGACCACAGAAACAATTAAAGGTCTTCAGCCTGGCAAATCTTACCTGCTGGATGTTTATGTCATAGGACACGGGGGGCACTCTGTAAAGTATCAGAGTAAGGTTGTGAAAACTAGAAAGTTCTGTTAG